A DNA window from Chitinibacter fontanus contains the following coding sequences:
- a CDS encoding extracellular solute-binding protein: MPIKTRVIFSSILITLLALGFAAWANQGLGLSNWLALPLTVAVAAIAQWFALQIILQPLQKLLSAMKQLAVGGGDLNFRIPVQGDDELGQAAAGFNEFATQLQNTFREVQRDMEGLSLGLKEITAVTGQLVKDSHTQADFVAASAAAVEEITVSITHIADSAHEVDDVVASTQQMSVDGAQTVHSVSDEVSKMQGSIKALSFAMADLGQRSKEIGSIVSVIKDIAEQTNLLALNAAIEAARAGEQGRGFAVVADEVRKLAERSAKATVEITERISSVGKDTDIALKNMNEAAVGVSSSVERAQEASHMMSEIGQRMENVVQVVRGIADATREQTAASTTMAQSSEQINSMTQSSDSALQQTKKALETLDTRARELMNAVGKFKLEDITVLHGWFAASGFRAVADVKARLNKIGHHWSDAHSGKDVPGMLKKAVEENNLPTAAAIGGVKIQAWAGKNVLANLDELAREQSWGQILPKVIDDQMHADGHYAAVPLGVARVNVIWANAALLRRIGVSQPPRSWDELLNLCQKLQNAGITPFAHSEVKWQVATLFEAVSLGLCGAKYYVDAFSKLDQATLSGPNTIRALEMFRSLKPYCSEDPVGRDWNLVTADIINGRAAMQLMGDWVKGEFDTAGKQAGCDYYFWAAPNPNGEYSFAADTLTMFRQDDPKRALAQRDFASLLMSPECQIAYNHHKGSIPARTDIDRNRLDTYGKASAADFADAANKNTLVPSWAHNMAVQDDMKKALIEVVYEYWHNPNMTAAAAASKLAATARR, translated from the coding sequence ATGCCAATCAAAACCAGAGTGATTTTCTCATCCATACTGATTACCTTGCTGGCGCTTGGTTTTGCGGCATGGGCCAATCAAGGTTTAGGGCTATCAAACTGGTTAGCATTGCCACTTACCGTAGCAGTAGCGGCCATCGCACAGTGGTTTGCGCTGCAAATTATTTTGCAGCCATTGCAAAAACTACTTTCAGCAATGAAACAACTTGCGGTCGGTGGTGGTGACCTCAATTTCCGCATCCCCGTTCAAGGTGATGATGAATTAGGGCAAGCGGCCGCAGGGTTTAATGAATTTGCGACCCAATTACAAAACACCTTCCGCGAAGTGCAGCGCGACATGGAAGGCCTGTCGCTCGGTTTAAAGGAAATCACCGCAGTAACTGGGCAATTAGTTAAAGATAGCCACACACAAGCTGATTTTGTGGCGGCTTCTGCTGCGGCGGTTGAAGAAATTACAGTGAGCATTACGCACATTGCCGATAGCGCCCACGAAGTAGATGACGTTGTGGCATCCACTCAGCAAATGTCGGTAGACGGCGCTCAAACAGTACACAGCGTGTCAGACGAAGTGAGCAAAATGCAGGGGTCAATCAAGGCACTGAGCTTTGCTATGGCTGACTTGGGGCAACGCTCAAAAGAAATTGGCAGCATTGTGAGCGTGATTAAAGATATTGCTGAGCAAACCAATCTGCTGGCGCTCAACGCAGCCATTGAAGCAGCCCGCGCTGGCGAGCAAGGCCGTGGCTTTGCGGTGGTGGCGGATGAGGTGCGTAAACTAGCCGAACGCAGCGCCAAGGCCACAGTTGAAATTACCGAACGGATCAGCTCAGTCGGCAAAGATACTGATATCGCCTTGAAAAACATGAATGAAGCCGCAGTGGGCGTTAGTTCAAGCGTAGAACGTGCGCAAGAAGCCAGCCACATGATGTCCGAAATTGGCCAGCGAATGGAAAATGTGGTGCAGGTAGTGCGTGGCATTGCTGATGCAACCCGTGAGCAAACGGCCGCCAGTACCACAATGGCACAATCTTCCGAGCAAATTAATTCGATGACGCAATCGAGCGACTCGGCGCTGCAACAAACCAAAAAAGCCCTTGAAACCCTCGATACCCGTGCCCGCGAACTCATGAATGCCGTGGGTAAATTTAAACTGGAAGACATTACCGTATTACACGGCTGGTTTGCAGCCAGTGGCTTCCGTGCAGTTGCCGATGTGAAAGCCCGCTTAAACAAAATTGGCCATCACTGGAGCGATGCGCACAGCGGTAAAGATGTCCCCGGGATGCTGAAAAAAGCAGTCGAGGAAAACAACTTACCCACAGCCGCAGCCATTGGTGGGGTCAAAATTCAAGCTTGGGCTGGTAAAAATGTGCTCGCCAATCTGGACGAATTAGCGCGCGAGCAAAGCTGGGGCCAAATCTTACCCAAAGTCATTGATGATCAAATGCACGCCGATGGCCACTATGCCGCTGTACCACTGGGTGTAGCGCGCGTGAATGTCATCTGGGCCAATGCTGCACTCCTACGCCGGATTGGAGTCAGCCAGCCACCACGCAGCTGGGACGAGCTGCTGAACTTGTGCCAGAAATTACAAAATGCAGGGATTACCCCATTTGCCCACTCCGAAGTTAAATGGCAAGTAGCAACCTTATTCGAGGCCGTATCACTGGGCTTGTGTGGTGCTAAATATTATGTGGATGCGTTTAGCAAACTGGATCAAGCCACACTTTCCGGCCCCAACACTATCCGAGCACTGGAAATGTTCCGCAGCCTAAAACCTTATTGCAGCGAAGATCCGGTTGGACGTGACTGGAACTTGGTCACCGCGGACATCATCAATGGCCGGGCTGCGATGCAATTGATGGGGGATTGGGTTAAAGGCGAATTTGATACCGCAGGCAAACAGGCTGGCTGTGATTACTATTTCTGGGCCGCGCCAAATCCAAATGGCGAATATAGTTTTGCCGCTGATACGCTCACCATGTTCCGCCAGGATGATCCAAAACGAGCCTTGGCTCAGCGTGATTTTGCGTCGTTACTGATGAGCCCAGAATGTCAGATCGCCTATAACCACCATAAAGGCTCGATCCCGGCGCGTACTGATATTGATCGCAATCGCCTCGACACCTACGGCAAAGCCTCAGCGGCCGACTTTGCCGATGCTGCGAATAAAAACACCTTGGTTCCATCTTGGGCGCACAATATGGCCGTACAAGATGATATGAAAAAAGCATTGATCGAGGTTGTATATGAATACTGGCACAACCCGAATATGACCGCAGCAGCAGCGGCCAGTAAATTAGCGGCTACTGCGCGCCGCTAA
- a CDS encoding TDT family transporter, with product MQQQLIEWSEKIRKLPTPMAGLALGIGGLGMCLDAALAQQGRIETISMLIVGAMLLSLLVRFVLHFDTLRADLKHPVIGSVAPTFAMALMVFSHGLAMYWSLAGTAVWLLAITLHVYFLVKFIRYRRREFSLHHMVPSWFVPPVGIAVAAVAWSGSMGDWTHLIAWLCMAFALACYAVMMPLMFYRLMFRETIPEGAQPTIAILAAPASLTLAAYLRVTMDPSPLLVIVMLGLAITMTVIVYGAFLRLLRLPFTPGFAAFTFPMAIGATAIYKVEAMFKHWRVPTALIEQLNLLGAIELGVATLVISYVAVRYLVFSMPRKAA from the coding sequence ATGCAACAGCAGCTGATCGAATGGTCTGAAAAAATCCGCAAGCTACCCACGCCAATGGCGGGCCTGGCCTTGGGTATTGGTGGGCTTGGCATGTGTCTGGATGCCGCCTTGGCTCAGCAGGGACGTATTGAGACGATTTCCATGCTAATTGTGGGGGCAATGCTACTTAGCTTGCTGGTTCGCTTTGTGCTGCACTTTGATACTTTGCGCGCAGATCTTAAACATCCGGTGATTGGCAGCGTAGCGCCGACGTTTGCGATGGCGCTGATGGTATTTAGTCATGGTCTTGCGATGTATTGGTCGCTAGCCGGTACTGCGGTTTGGTTGCTGGCCATTACCCTGCATGTGTATTTTTTGGTGAAGTTTATTCGTTATCGTCGGCGTGAGTTTTCACTGCATCACATGGTGCCAAGTTGGTTTGTGCCGCCGGTCGGGATTGCGGTGGCGGCGGTGGCATGGTCAGGCTCTATGGGGGATTGGACGCACCTGATTGCCTGGCTGTGTATGGCATTTGCCTTGGCATGCTACGCAGTGATGATGCCACTGATGTTTTATCGCCTGATGTTTCGCGAGACGATTCCTGAAGGTGCACAGCCCACCATTGCGATTCTGGCCGCGCCCGCTAGCCTGACACTGGCCGCTTATCTACGAGTAACCATGGATCCAAGCCCCTTATTGGTGATTGTGATGTTGGGCTTGGCCATTACGATGACGGTGATCGTGTACGGCGCATTTTTACGGCTACTGCGTTTGCCCTTTACGCCAGGCTTTGCTGCGTTTACTTTCCCGATGGCGATTGGCGCTACAGCCATTTATAAGGTCGAAGCGATGTTCAAGCACTGGCGGGTGCCGACCGCCCTAATTGAGCAACTAAATCTACTCGGCGCTATTGAGCTGGGAGTGGCTACTTTAGTGATCAGCTATGTTGCCGTACGGTATCTTGTGTTTTCTATGCCACGCAAGGCCGCCTAA
- a CDS encoding GbsR/MarR family transcriptional regulator, translating into MKLSPTMQKYIVHWGEMGTRWGVNRTVAQIHALLFLANQPMNAEDIVETLNVARSNVSNSLKELQSWGLVKVQHVLGDRRDHFVALQDVWEIFRVITEERKKRELDPTLTVLRECAIEAENDAEIEAATRQKMDDVLVFLEMLLSGYDDFKHLPPSVVMKLLKMGGKLGQLVAIFGKDDEIAAK; encoded by the coding sequence GTGAAGCTAAGCCCAACTATGCAGAAATATATTGTCCATTGGGGTGAGATGGGCACACGCTGGGGCGTGAATCGCACCGTGGCGCAGATTCATGCTTTGCTATTTCTGGCCAACCAGCCAATGAATGCCGAAGACATCGTCGAAACCCTCAATGTGGCGCGCTCCAATGTGAGTAATAGCTTGAAAGAGCTGCAAAGCTGGGGTTTGGTAAAGGTGCAGCATGTGCTGGGTGATCGACGCGATCATTTTGTGGCGCTACAGGATGTATGGGAAATATTTCGCGTCATCACTGAAGAGCGTAAGAAGCGTGAACTTGATCCCACGCTCACCGTACTCCGTGAATGCGCCATTGAGGCGGAGAACGATGCCGAGATTGAAGCAGCCACCCGGCAAAAAATGGATGACGTGTTGGTTTTTCTAGAAATGCTGCTATCGGGCTATGACGATTTTAAGCATTTACCACCATCGGTCGTCATGAAGCTGCTCAAAATGGGCGGAAAGCTAGGGCAATTAGTTGCTATCTTCGGTAAAGATGACGAAATAGCCGCTAAATAA
- a CDS encoding thiol-disulfide oxidoreductase DCC family protein — MPRYQIFYDDACPMCRFEMLRLQRLSVAGQFELIDISAADFIAADYGVTQQALETLLHIREQQGTCFGPWQTGIEAIACLYTAIGQGWWTGPLRWRATRGVMARMYRWVAANRYVVSRVLGFQAHQRCSTGYCSNKKLA; from the coding sequence ATGCCACGCTATCAAATTTTTTATGACGATGCTTGTCCAATGTGTCGCTTTGAAATGTTGCGCTTGCAGCGTTTGAGTGTGGCTGGGCAGTTTGAGTTGATTGACATTAGCGCTGCGGATTTTATCGCTGCCGACTATGGCGTTACTCAGCAGGCTCTGGAAACGTTGTTGCATATTCGTGAGCAGCAAGGGACTTGTTTTGGGCCTTGGCAAACGGGGATTGAAGCGATTGCCTGTTTGTATACTGCGATTGGGCAAGGATGGTGGACTGGTCCACTGCGCTGGCGGGCAACCCGCGGCGTGATGGCGCGTATGTATCGCTGGGTGGCGGCGAATCGTTATGTGGTAAGCCGTGTACTGGGTTTTCAAGCGCATCAGCGTTGCTCTACAGGCTACTGTTCGAACAAAAAATTGGCCTAA
- a CDS encoding SDR family oxidoreductase translates to MKILILGASGLVGSALLKNMLDMGYSVRAIARHASGLDTMVEYIQADLSQWVNSRDWDAVLTDVEIVINAVGIFSQQAQQSFAALHEAMPRALFAACERSSRQGGVRRVIQISALGADIHAATEYWRSKAAADAALCASQLDWAIVRPSLIYAPNGRSCQQFLQMATWPVLPDLHLSAAIQPVHLDDVVAAILGLLTAPAPVRQVLELVGPQPYSVVQWLAALRAALGLPVTKHLRVSAWMQDITCYIGQYIPNSLLSPASLCMLRSGNIGSCAAMIKVVGREPKPALPEPSDYGLRQRSQLAWLLPLLRSSVALVWLLTAAICWWAWPHEQSLHLLAQVGIPPAWQYPLFISAVAVDVLFGVACLLNWRWWRAQALLIMGYSAVIAIALPEFLWHPFGPVLKNLPILALCLLLDQCDQARRG, encoded by the coding sequence ATGAAGATACTGATATTGGGTGCATCAGGTTTAGTTGGCTCCGCATTACTAAAGAATATGTTAGATATGGGGTACTCAGTACGAGCCATTGCTAGACATGCCTCTGGGTTGGATACAATGGTGGAGTATATTCAGGCTGATCTTTCTCAGTGGGTGAACAGCCGTGATTGGGATGCCGTTCTGACCGATGTTGAGATCGTGATCAATGCTGTGGGCATTTTTAGTCAGCAAGCGCAGCAATCATTTGCTGCGCTCCACGAAGCAATGCCAAGGGCGCTATTTGCCGCTTGCGAGCGATCTAGTCGGCAAGGCGGGGTGCGGCGAGTGATCCAGATTTCTGCTTTGGGGGCGGATATTCATGCGGCCACGGAATACTGGCGCAGCAAAGCGGCAGCTGATGCAGCGCTATGCGCCAGCCAGCTAGATTGGGCGATTGTCCGACCTTCCTTAATTTACGCGCCAAATGGCCGCAGTTGTCAGCAGTTCTTGCAAATGGCAACTTGGCCCGTGTTGCCCGACTTGCACTTGAGCGCAGCAATCCAGCCGGTGCATCTGGATGATGTGGTGGCAGCCATTCTGGGCTTACTCACCGCACCTGCTCCGGTGCGACAAGTGCTTGAATTGGTGGGGCCACAACCGTATTCCGTAGTGCAATGGCTGGCTGCGTTACGCGCCGCCTTGGGTTTGCCGGTGACAAAACACTTAAGGGTATCTGCTTGGATGCAAGATATAACATGCTATATAGGGCAATACATACCTAATAGTTTGTTATCGCCTGCCAGTTTGTGTATGTTGCGATCGGGAAATATCGGCTCATGCGCAGCCATGATCAAAGTAGTGGGGCGTGAGCCCAAGCCTGCCTTACCGGAGCCCTCTGATTATGGATTGCGGCAGCGCTCACAACTTGCTTGGCTATTGCCACTATTGCGTAGCAGCGTGGCTTTAGTTTGGTTGCTGACGGCCGCGATTTGTTGGTGGGCTTGGCCGCACGAGCAGAGCCTGCATTTGTTAGCTCAGGTGGGGATACCCCCAGCGTGGCAATACCCACTGTTTATTTCAGCAGTAGCGGTCGACGTGCTGTTTGGGGTGGCATGCTTGCTAAATTGGCGTTGGTGGCGGGCGCAGGCATTGTTGATTATGGGCTATAGCGCGGTGATCGCCATCGCACTACCCGAGTTTCTGTGGCATCCGTTTGGCCCAGTACTTAAAAATCTACCAATCTTGGCGTTGTGTCTGCTGCTTGATCAGTGCGATCAAGCAAGGAGGGGGTGA
- a CDS encoding DUF2269 family protein, with amino-acid sequence MEYYLWVKWLHIMSATIMFGTGLGTAFYMFVTNRSGNVQAMAVVSHWVVKADTWFTMPAVIIQPLSGALMIYWAGFPLQSRWVWLSVLLYAIAGLCWMPVLWLQLQMRNLAQAAAQGAAELPARYWRYEKIWTILGFPAFFGLIGVYWLMVNKPF; translated from the coding sequence ATGGAATACTATCTGTGGGTTAAATGGCTGCATATTATGTCGGCCACCATCATGTTCGGCACCGGCTTGGGTACGGCGTTTTATATGTTTGTGACTAATCGCAGCGGTAATGTGCAGGCGATGGCGGTGGTCAGCCATTGGGTGGTTAAAGCTGATACTTGGTTTACCATGCCAGCGGTCATCATCCAGCCGCTTTCGGGCGCGTTAATGATTTATTGGGCTGGCTTTCCACTGCAATCACGGTGGGTTTGGCTGTCTGTATTGTTGTATGCGATTGCAGGGCTATGCTGGATGCCTGTGTTGTGGTTGCAGTTGCAAATGCGCAATCTGGCCCAAGCTGCAGCACAGGGGGCTGCAGAGCTGCCCGCACGCTACTGGCGGTATGAAAAAATATGGACCATTTTGGGCTTTCCCGCCTTTTTCGGCCTTATTGGAGTGTACTGGCTGATGGTCAACAAGCCTTTTTAA
- a CDS encoding TIGR01777 family oxidoreductase — protein sequence MMNQYFAQLPLQQVLITGGTGFIGHELVSQLLAAGHRVSLFSRRPEQALRTFTAQGAAGQITAFSDWNSLDSNAQFDAVINLAGSPVVGPRWSAARKQVLRDSRVGLTNQLFGWLQRATHKPAVLINGSAIGYYGCRGDEPLDENASPQNEFMSDLCREWEEAAIKAEAFGVRVVRLRLGLVFGPGGAFPKLLLPFKLGVGGRMGDGRQVMSWVHRNDVIAVIARAIANPDMRGAYNMTAPQAPTQAEFAALAAKLLHRPNLFVTPACVLELLLGEMAALFTKGQRVVPKRLLDEGYQFEFATLEAAIQDELRA from the coding sequence ATGATGAATCAATATTTTGCCCAACTGCCGCTACAGCAGGTGTTGATCACAGGTGGCACAGGTTTTATCGGCCACGAACTGGTTAGCCAATTATTGGCGGCCGGCCATCGCGTTAGCCTATTTAGTCGACGCCCTGAGCAAGCATTACGCACATTTACCGCGCAGGGCGCGGCTGGGCAGATAACGGCTTTTTCGGATTGGAATTCGTTGGATAGCAATGCGCAATTTGACGCGGTGATTAATCTGGCTGGCTCGCCCGTCGTCGGCCCGCGCTGGAGCGCCGCACGCAAACAGGTCTTGCGCGATAGCCGTGTTGGCCTGACCAATCAGCTATTCGGCTGGCTACAACGCGCGACGCACAAGCCCGCCGTGCTGATTAATGGCTCGGCGATTGGCTATTACGGTTGTCGTGGCGACGAGCCACTGGATGAAAATGCCAGTCCGCAAAATGAATTTATGTCCGACCTGTGTCGTGAGTGGGAAGAGGCCGCGATCAAAGCCGAAGCCTTCGGCGTGCGCGTAGTTCGGCTGCGGTTGGGGCTGGTGTTTGGCCCGGGCGGCGCATTTCCCAAATTATTACTGCCATTCAAACTCGGCGTTGGCGGGCGGATGGGCGATGGGCGACAAGTGATGAGCTGGGTGCACCGCAACGATGTGATCGCTGTGATCGCCCGCGCCATCGCCAACCCGGACATGCGCGGCGCTTACAATATGACCGCGCCGCAGGCACCAACGCAGGCCGAATTCGCCGCACTCGCGGCCAAACTCTTGCACCGCCCCAATCTATTCGTCACGCCAGCGTGCGTGCTGGAGCTGCTACTGGGTGAAATGGCTGCGCTGTTTACCAAGGGCCAACGAGTCGTACCTAAACGCTTGCTCGATGAAGGGTATCAATTTGAATTTGCCACGCTGGAGGCGGCGATACAGGATGAGTTGCGTGCATAA